GCTCCTTTCCCTGGTCGCCCTGGGCGCCTGTCTTTCCTTTGGCGCCGCACAGGCACAAGACAAGGCGCCGGCGCCTGTGGTCGTCGCTCCGGCGGCCACGCCCGCGACGCCGGCCACCCCCGCCATGCCGGCGGCCAAGGCCCCCACGGCCCAGCAAAGCAAGATGACGACCTGCAACAAGGACGCCGGCGACAAGAAGGGCGACGAGCGCAAGGCCTTCATGAAGAGCTGCCTGAGCGCCAAGCCCGCCATGACCGCCAAACAGACCCAGCAGGAAAAGATGAAGACCTGCAATGCCGACGACAAGGCCAAGACCCTGAAGGGCGACGCCCGCAAGGCCTTCATGAAGGAATGCCTCAGCGCGAAGGCCTGACCCTCCTTTTTTGAACAAGCCCCGCAGGCGCGTCGCGCCGGCGGGGCTTTTTCATGGGCGCTTCACTACTTCAGCACACCCAGCAGGTTGTTGAAATCGTCGGTCCAGGGGCGGGTGTTTGCCGGAAGCGCAATGGGCGAAGCCGCGGCGCGCAGGGGTTCGCGCGCCAGCACAGCCGGATCGCGCGCCACCAGCACCCAGTCGGTCGGGTCGAGCCACTTCGAATCTTTCGCGTCGTCGCTTACCAACACAGCGTGCAAGCCTTTCGCCTCGGCGATCCGCGCCACCACCGGTGCCAGCTCGAGATAGCGGTTTGTCACGTGAAAGGCCACGACGCCGCCCGGTTTCATGTGGCGCAGGTAGACGTCCATCGCCTCGGCCGTGAGCAGGTGCACCGGTACCGCGTCGCCCGAGAACGCGTCGACCGCGAGCAGGTCGAAGCCCTGCGGCGGCTCGCGCTCCAGCGCCAACCGCGCATCGCCGAGCACGCGCTCGATGCGCGCGGGGCTGTCGCGCAGAAAGGTGAATTCGCTGTCCGCCAACTCGAAGACCTGCGGATTGATCTCGTAGATGCGATAGATGTCGCCGCTGCGGCCATAGCTTGCGAGCGTGCCGGCGCCGAGGCCGATCAGCCCGACCCGACGCGGCCCGTCCGGCGCAGCGGCGATGGCCCGGCCGATGCCCGCGGTGGCGCCGTAGTAGGTCGTGGGTTCGCTTCGGCGCCGTGGATCGAGGAACTGCTCGCCATGCTTGATGGAACCGTGTGACAGCAGACGCGCGTTGTTTGCAGGGTTGGCGCGCCGCACGTCGAAGGTGATCAGCGCGCCGTAGAAGTTGCGCATCAGATGGCGTGCGTCGGCCCTGTCGCTGCGGATCTGCGCCACCAGGAAAAAGACGCAACAGGCCGCCAGTGCCACGCTGGAAACCCGCAGCCAAAGCCGGTGGCGCAGAACGGCCACCGCCGCGAGCGCCGTCAGGATCAGCCCGATGCCCAGCTCGTAATACGCCGGCAGCACGTGCGGCGCAACCAGCCCGACCATGGCACCGCCGATGGCACCACCGAGCGAAAGCATCAGGTAGAAGCGCGTGAGATAGCGCGGCGCCGGACGCAGCCTGGCGGTTTCCCCGTGCAGGAACATGCACAGCACGAACAAGCCGCCGACGTAGAGGGGCAGCCCCGTGCGTACAGCCGAGCCGACGTGGTGCTGCAGGCCGAAGGCGCACAGCACCAGCACAGCCGCCGCCAACGGCAGGAAGACGCCGCGCCGGTACCAGCGGTCGCTTTCGAAGCACAGCACGAAAGTGAACAGGTACAGCGACAGCGGCAAGATCCAGAGAAACGGAACCGCGGCAACGTTCTGGGTGATGTGGTTGGTCACGGCGAGCAACAACCACGACGCCAGGGCCGGCAACAGGAGCCAAAGCAGGCCGTCGGACCATCGCGGCGGTTTCGCGTGGTCGATGGCCCGGTCCGAGGCGGCTTGCGATGGCGACACTGCCTCCGGCCAGCGGTACGCCACGAGCAAGGTCGTGCCCGCGCAAAGCACCGCGAACGCGCCATAGCCCCACGACCATCCCTGCGCCTGCCGCAGCAGCGAGCTGCGCGGCTCGATCAGCACCGGATAACTCAGGAGCGACAGCAGCGAGGCCAGGTTCGACAGCGAGAAGTACCGGTACACCCGCGCGCTCCAGGGCGTGCGCGCCACCCACGACTGCACCAGTGGCCCGGTGGTCGACAGCAGAAAGTAAGGAAGGCCGATGGTCGCGAGCAGCAGGCCCAGGATCAGCCATGTCGGGTCTTCAGCGCCCGTGGGTTTCCAGCGCGCCGCAACCACGAGCGGCAGGAACGCCAGGCTCGCGAGCAGAAGGCCCACATGCAATGCCGCCTGCACCCGCACGCGAAGATGGCGCGTCACCCAGTCGGAATACGCATAGCCCGCGAGCAGCACGACCTGGAAGAACACCATGCAGATCGACCACACGGCGGCCGAGCCGCCGAACCAGGGCAGGATCTGCTTGGCGATCAGCGGCTGGACGAGAAACAGCAGGAACGCGCTGCTGAAGATGGTGCCGGCAAACAGGAGCTGGATGCCGGCGCGCTCCATGCCGGCCCTACTTGCCGAAGCCGCGCGCCAGGAACACGGCGACCAGCGGAATCAGCGCGATCAGGTGCGCCTGCACCATCACCAGCTTGCGCGTCTTGCGGATGTCGGCCTCGGCCGGCAGTGTGCCGTTGGCGCGCAGCGCCTTGCGCCAGCGAAAGTAGGTCAGCGTCGGGAAGATCGAGAGCACGCCGACGATGATGAACAGCCCGAGCTTCACGTGCAAGAGCGGATTGGTCCAGTACCAGGCCGTGCCTTTGATGCCCCACACCGTGCGTGCGATGCCGGTGGCCAGCACGGCAATGGCGGCCATGCCGTAGACCAGGTCGACCTTGGCGAGCCGCTCGACGACGGCGGCATTGAGCCACTGCACGCGGCACAGCGCCGCTTCGCTCGAAATGAACACGACCATCGTGAGGATGGCGAGCAGGTGCAGGTAGGCGAGGATGGCTTCCAGGGTCATCGAATGGCTTTCTTCTTCAAGGGAGTCAAATGCTTGCGCATTGTGCCGCCGCTCGCGTGCTTTAGCCCCTTCCGCCCCAGAATTCGGGGCGTCCGTATTGCTCCTTGAGGAAATCAAGCCACAGCCGCACCCGCAGCGGCAGGTGCTTGGTGCCCGTGAACACCGCATAGATGCCGTTGGGCGGCGCGGCGAATTCGTCGAGCAGCGGCACCAGCAGGCCGGCGTCGATCTCGGCCTCGACCTCCCAGGTGCTGCGCCACGCGATGCCGTGGCCGGCCAGGCACCAGTCGTGCAGCACCTGGCCGTCGGAACAATCGAGCGGGCCTTCGGGCCGCAGGTAGATCAATTCTTCGCCGCCCTCACCCTCTTCGGCGGGAAGGCCCGCGCCCGTCAGGGTGCGCGGAACGTGGAACGCCCAGCCGCGGGTCTGAGAGGCATCGCTCGACAGCGTGAGGCAGGCGAAACGCGACAACTCGCCCGGGTGCTTCGGCATGCCGTGGCGGCGCACGAATTCCGGCGTGGCGACGCAGCGGCGGCGGTTGTCGGCCAGCCGCACGCTCACCAGGGACGAGTCGGGCATGTCGCCCACGCGCACCGCGCAGTCGAAGCTTTCGCCGCGCACGTCGACCACGCGGTCGCTCAGGTTGAGCGAGATGGTGACCTCCGGATGCAGCGCATGAAAACGCGGCACCAGCGGCGCCACGTGGCGGCGGCCGAAGCCCGCCGGCGCCGTGACGCGCAAGTGGCCGCTGGCCTTGATGCCGCCGGCGCTCACGCTGGCCTCGGCGTTGGCGAACTCCGTCAGCAGGCGCTGGCAGTCTTCGAGGAAGGCGCTGCCCTCGTGCGTGAGCGTGATGCGCCGTGTGGTCCGCACCAGCAGCTTGACGCCCAGCCGCGCCTCGAGCGCATCGAGGCGCCGCCCCATGATCGCGGGCGCCACGCCCTCGGCCTTGGCCGCGGCCGTGAGACCGCCGCGGGTCGCCACCGAGACGAAAGATTCGAGTTGCTTCAGGCGGTCCATGGCGGCGGAACTATAGCCCGCGATGCCGCGAACGCCGCCTAGCGCCGCGAATCCGCGGAATGCGAATAGAGTTGCGCCCCGTCCATCGGCAGGTCGGCTTCCAGCACGCTGCCCGTCGCCGAATCGGTGAGCACGAGCTGCCGCGTGCCGGGCCGGAAGGCGACGTTGGTCACCGTGTTGCATCCCGCCGGGCCGCGGACCACGTGCGTGACCTCGCCGCGCGCGTTCAGCACAAAGGCCCCGCCCAGGCTGGCATGGGCCACGACCAGTCCGCCGTCGGCCGTGGCCGCCAGCCCGTCGGGGCCGCTGGTGCCGAAGAAGGTCTGCAGCGCGCCCACCTTGGAAAGGCTGCCGTCGGGCAGCAGCGGCGCGCGCCAGACTTGGTTGCCGCGGGTGACGGCAACAAGCAGCACCTTGCCGTCGGCACTCGTCGCCACGCCATTGGGGCTGGGCGCATTGGCCAGCAGCAGGTCGAGGCGGTCGTCGCTGGCATGCCAGCGGTAGACGCGGCCCGTCGGATCGTGCAGGCCGGTCTGGCCCTGGTCGGTGAAATAGAGCCTCCCGCCGAGGTCGAAGCCCAGGTCGTTCACCCCCTTGAAGGACTCGCTGTTGCGATGGCCGAGCACGGTCTCGATGCTCCCATCGGCCGGATCGAGCCGCAAGATGCCGCGCCGGTAGTCCGCGATCCAGAGGCCGCCGTCGGCGTGGATCGCGAGGCCGTTGGGCCAGCCGTCATACGCGGTCACCAGCTCCCATTCGAGCGACGCGGGCGCGATCCTGAAGATGCGTCCGTACGGGATGTCGGTGACGTACAGGTTTCCGGCCCGATCGAACACCGGCCCCTCGAGAAAACTGTCCATCATGTGGCCAGGCTTGTTGGCATCGACCCAATCGGTGCGGCGCGGCGTGCGAAACGCATCGGGCAGGCGCGTGAGCACGCGCGCTTCGATGACCTCGGGGGGTTGGAAACTCAGGTTCCACATGGCTGGGCGGTCTCCGGTGAGGTCACTCGGGCTGCACGCCTGCGGCCTTGATCACCTGCCCCCAGGTCTGCGTCTGGCTGTGCACGAGCTTGCCGAAGTCGGCTGACGGCAGCCCGCCGGGGCTGGCACCCTGCTCTGCAAACCGCTGCACGAGGTCCGGCGAGGCCAGCGCCTTCTTCACTTCGGCCTGCAGTTTGTCGACGATCGGCTGCGGCGTGCCCTTGGGCGCAGCGATGCCGAACCAGTTGGTGGCGGTGAACTCCTTCAAGCCCGCCTCCGCGCTGGTAGGTGCGTCGGGCAGCGCGGCGAGGCGCCGCGGCGACGTCACGAGCAAGGCTCGCACCCTGCCGCCCTTGACTTGCGGAATGGCCGTGGGTGCGGCAGTGACCAGCACGTCGACCTGCCCCGACACCACCCCCAGCATCGCTTCACCCGCGCCCTTGTAGGGGACATGGGTCAGCGCCAGCTTGCCGTTCTGCTTGAGCAGTTCGCCACCCAGGTGGGTGGAACTGCCGACGCCGCCCGAGCCGAAGGTCAGTTTGTCGGGGTTCTTGCGGGCAGCGCCAATCAATGCATCCAGGGATCTGTACGGCGAATTCGCCCCCACCACCAGCACGAGCGGCGCATCGACGATCGTCGTCACCGGGACCAGATCGGCAGGCTCCCACGGCAGCTTCCTGAAGAGGTGCGGCAGCATCGCGTAGGTGGTGTCGTTGATCAGGAAAGTGCCGCCGTCGGGCGCGGACTTGGCCACGAGGCTGGAACCGATCGTGCCGCTCGCGCCGGCCTTGTTCTCCACATAGAACGAGATGCCGGTCTGCTCGGTGAGTTTCTGCGCGATCTGGCGGGCAGCGTAGTCGGTGGTGCCGCCGGGAGCATAGGGGACCACCAGGCGCACCGGCTTGGCAGGCCATGCAGTGTCTGCCGCCAGGGCAGGGAGGCAGGCCGCGGTCGCGGCGCAGAGGAACAAAACGGGCAAGGCACGCCGCGACATGGAAGGCATGAATCAATCTCCGAGGGTGATGTTGTGTGTCTTGAACGCGGCGATCTCTTCTTCGCTGTAGCCCACCTCCCGCAGCAGCTCGCCGGTGTGCTCGCCGATGCGCGGCGGCTGCAGGCGGATGCCGGGGCGCTCGCCGTCGAGCGTGAAGGGCATCAGCGGCACCTTGGCCATGTGGCCGTCGTTCATGCGCACCGGCGCGAGGCCGCCGGTGGCGTTCAGGTGCGGATCGTCGAACAGGTCCTGCGGCTTGGTGATGGGCGCGAAGGGCAGCTCGTTCTGCTCGAACACCGCGCTGAGCTCGGCCGCGCTATAGCCAGCCAGATGCGAGCGCAGGATCGGCATCATCCAGTCGCGCGCCAGCACCCGGTCGTTGTTGGTCTTCAGGCGCGGATCGGCCAGCATTTCTTCCAGGCCGAAGGCCTTGCAGAAGATGGCCCACTGCTTGTCGCTCACGGCCGCGAGGAAGATCTGCTCGCCGTCCTTCACGGTGAACACGTCGTACACGGCCCAGGCCGAGATGCGGCTGGGCATCGGGTCGGCCGCCTTGCCGGTGGCGGCGAACTGCATCATGTGCTGCGCGACCAGGAACACGTTGTTCTCGAACAGCGCCGACTGCACCTCGCAGCCCTTGCCCGTGAGCTCGCGCTGGCGCAGCGCGGCCATCGCGCCGATGGCGCCGAACATGCCGCCCATGATGTCGTTCACACTGGTGCCCGCGCGCAGCGGGTCGCCCGCACGGCCCGTCATGTAGGCCAGGCCGCCCATCATCTGCACCACCTCGTCGAGCGCGGTGCGGTGGTCGTAGGGGCCGGGCAGGAAGCCCTTGTGGCTCACGTAGATGAGGCGCGGGTTGAGCTGCTTCAGGCCGCCGTAGTCGAGCCCCAGCTTCTTCATGGTGCCGGGCTTGAAGTTCTCGCTCACGATGTCGGCCGTGGCGACGAGGCGCAGCGCGGCCTCCACGCCCTCTCGTGTCTTGAGGTCGAGCGCGATGCTCTTCTTGTTGCGGTTGAAGGTCGGGAAGAAGCCCGAGCCGGAGCCCAGCAGGCGGCGCGTGCTGTCGCCCTCGATGGGCTCGACCTTGATCACCTCGGCACCGAGGTCCGCCAGCAGCAGGCCGCAGGTCGGGCCCATCACCATGTGCGTGAACTCGACGACACGGATGCCGGCATACGGCAGAGGACTTGGCAAAGCTTGGGATTCAGCCATGTGCGGTGGTTTCCTTTTGGACGAAGCCCTTGGGCAGGCCGGCCTCGGGCGTCATGCCGTAGACCGGTTCGCCGGGCAGGCCGGCCATGAGCGGCGCGCGCGCCGCAATGAGTTTTTGAATGTCGATGCCGGTACGAATGCCCATCGCCTCGAACATGAAGACCAAGTCTTCGGTGACCGCATTGCCCGAGGCGCCGGGCGCGTAGGGGCAGCCGCCGAGACCGCCGAGCGAGGCGTCGAAGGTGCGCACGCCCTCGTCCCACGCGGCCAGGCAGTTCGCAATGCCGAGGCCGCGCGTGTTGTGCATGTGGGCGGCGCCGGCGTGCTGGCCGAGTTCGGCGCGCAGCCGCTTGAAGAGGCGGCGCACCTGCGCGGGGTTGGCATAGCCCACGGTGTCGGACAGGCCGGCCTCTTCAGCGCCGGCTTCGATGCATTGCACGGCGAGGCGGATCACGTCGTCTTCCGGCACCAGGCC
The Variovorax paradoxus genome window above contains:
- a CDS encoding DUF2214 family protein, which translates into the protein MTLEAILAYLHLLAILTMVVFISSEAALCRVQWLNAAVVERLAKVDLVYGMAAIAVLATGIARTVWGIKGTAWYWTNPLLHVKLGLFIIVGVLSIFPTLTYFRWRKALRANGTLPAEADIRKTRKLVMVQAHLIALIPLVAVFLARGFGK
- a CDS encoding Bug family tripartite tricarboxylate transporter substrate binding protein, which produces MPSMSRRALPVLFLCAATAACLPALAADTAWPAKPVRLVVPYAPGGTTDYAARQIAQKLTEQTGISFYVENKAGASGTIGSSLVAKSAPDGGTFLINDTTYAMLPHLFRKLPWEPADLVPVTTIVDAPLVLVVGANSPYRSLDALIGAARKNPDKLTFGSGGVGSSTHLGGELLKQNGKLALTHVPYKGAGEAMLGVVSGQVDVLVTAAPTAIPQVKGGRVRALLVTSPRRLAALPDAPTSAEAGLKEFTATNWFGIAAPKGTPQPIVDKLQAEVKKALASPDLVQRFAEQGASPGGLPSADFGKLVHSQTQTWGQVIKAAGVQPE
- a CDS encoding LysR family transcriptional regulator; protein product: MDRLKQLESFVSVATRGGLTAAAKAEGVAPAIMGRRLDALEARLGVKLLVRTTRRITLTHEGSAFLEDCQRLLTEFANAEASVSAGGIKASGHLRVTAPAGFGRRHVAPLVPRFHALHPEVTISLNLSDRVVDVRGESFDCAVRVGDMPDSSLVSVRLADNRRRCVATPEFVRRHGMPKHPGELSRFACLTLSSDASQTRGWAFHVPRTLTGAGLPAEEGEGGEELIYLRPEGPLDCSDGQVLHDWCLAGHGIAWRSTWEVEAEIDAGLLVPLLDEFAAPPNGIYAVFTGTKHLPLRVRLWLDFLKEQYGRPEFWGGRG
- a CDS encoding fused MFS/spermidine synthase, with protein sequence MERAGIQLLFAGTIFSSAFLLFLVQPLIAKQILPWFGGSAAVWSICMVFFQVVLLAGYAYSDWVTRHLRVRVQAALHVGLLLASLAFLPLVVAARWKPTGAEDPTWLILGLLLATIGLPYFLLSTTGPLVQSWVARTPWSARVYRYFSLSNLASLLSLLSYPVLIEPRSSLLRQAQGWSWGYGAFAVLCAGTTLLVAYRWPEAVSPSQAASDRAIDHAKPPRWSDGLLWLLLPALASWLLLAVTNHITQNVAAVPFLWILPLSLYLFTFVLCFESDRWYRRGVFLPLAAAVLVLCAFGLQHHVGSAVRTGLPLYVGGLFVLCMFLHGETARLRPAPRYLTRFYLMLSLGGAIGGAMVGLVAPHVLPAYYELGIGLILTALAAVAVLRHRLWLRVSSVALAACCVFFLVAQIRSDRADARHLMRNFYGALITFDVRRANPANNARLLSHGSIKHGEQFLDPRRRSEPTTYYGATAGIGRAIAAAPDGPRRVGLIGLGAGTLASYGRSGDIYRIYEINPQVFELADSEFTFLRDSPARIERVLGDARLALEREPPQGFDLLAVDAFSGDAVPVHLLTAEAMDVYLRHMKPGGVVAFHVTNRYLELAPVVARIAEAKGLHAVLVSDDAKDSKWLDPTDWVLVARDPAVLAREPLRAAASPIALPANTRPWTDDFNNLLGVLK
- a CDS encoding PsiF family protein produces the protein MKKLLSLVALGACLSFGAAQAQDKAPAPVVVAPAATPATPATPAMPAAKAPTAQQSKMTTCNKDAGDKKGDERKAFMKSCLSAKPAMTAKQTQQEKMKTCNADDKAKTLKGDARKAFMKECLSAKA
- a CDS encoding SMP-30/gluconolactonase/LRE family protein is translated as MWNLSFQPPEVIEARVLTRLPDAFRTPRRTDWVDANKPGHMMDSFLEGPVFDRAGNLYVTDIPYGRIFRIAPASLEWELVTAYDGWPNGLAIHADGGLWIADYRRGILRLDPADGSIETVLGHRNSESFKGVNDLGFDLGGRLYFTDQGQTGLHDPTGRVYRWHASDDRLDLLLANAPSPNGVATSADGKVLLVAVTRGNQVWRAPLLPDGSLSKVGALQTFFGTSGPDGLAATADGGLVVAHASLGGAFVLNARGEVTHVVRGPAGCNTVTNVAFRPGTRQLVLTDSATGSVLEADLPMDGAQLYSHSADSRR
- a CDS encoding CaiB/BaiF CoA transferase family protein, whose translation is MAESQALPSPLPYAGIRVVEFTHMVMGPTCGLLLADLGAEVIKVEPIEGDSTRRLLGSGSGFFPTFNRNKKSIALDLKTREGVEAALRLVATADIVSENFKPGTMKKLGLDYGGLKQLNPRLIYVSHKGFLPGPYDHRTALDEVVQMMGGLAYMTGRAGDPLRAGTSVNDIMGGMFGAIGAMAALRQRELTGKGCEVQSALFENNVFLVAQHMMQFAATGKAADPMPSRISAWAVYDVFTVKDGEQIFLAAVSDKQWAIFCKAFGLEEMLADPRLKTNNDRVLARDWMMPILRSHLAGYSAAELSAVFEQNELPFAPITKPQDLFDDPHLNATGGLAPVRMNDGHMAKVPLMPFTLDGERPGIRLQPPRIGEHTGELLREVGYSEEEIAAFKTHNITLGD
- a CDS encoding hydroxymethylglutaryl-CoA lyase; the encoded protein is MTPPDVLISEVGPRDGLQSVKATMPTADKLRWIDALYAAGVREIEVASFVPAKLLPQMADAAEVVRHAVTLPGLVVMALVPNRTGAEAALEAGVHKLTMPVSASVAHSLANVRKTPTEMVEEVRAISELRRAIAPQVRLEAGISTAFGCTLQGLVPEDDVIRLAVQCIEAGAEEAGLSDTVGYANPAQVRRLFKRLRAELGQHAGAAHMHNTRGLGIANCLAAWDEGVRTFDASLGGLGGCPYAPGASGNAVTEDLVFMFEAMGIRTGIDIQKLIAARAPLMAGLPGEPVYGMTPEAGLPKGFVQKETTAHG